A window of the Butyricimonas virosa genome harbors these coding sequences:
- a CDS encoding ABC transporter permease, with amino-acid sequence MNLEWYIAHRLLRGDGTKSVSVPIVRIAIVGIALGLCVMLLSLFIITGFKYEITEKLSGFTAHLSVVPFVPGSVGEGGVVRASESLLKGLEEVEGVKNVYGYIERPAIFKSKEEIHGVVLKGVDMGYDVVFFRENLKKGEMPDFKTERASNEILISASVADMLGIGVGEKVAAHFVQDPPRARVFTVAGIYDTGFKEYDDVMVLVDERHLAKLNDWGPGEVSGIAIELEDVERLNEVVKGVENVVYDASGNYEVQTLADVAPQIFDWLALLNMNVWVILILIVVVAGFNMVSGLLILILDKTSLIGILKALGYKNVSLRKLFLYISAGLIIKGMLWGNVLAFLLAGIQAIFRVIHLDPVTYYMDTVPINFSLGYVILLNVGVVVVTVLMLIVPTMLISKINPVKAIKFE; translated from the coding sequence ATGAATCTGGAATGGTACATTGCGCATAGGTTGTTGAGAGGAGACGGCACGAAATCCGTGTCGGTGCCGATCGTGAGAATTGCGATTGTCGGGATTGCTTTGGGGTTGTGCGTGATGTTATTGTCGTTGTTTATTATCACTGGTTTTAAGTACGAGATCACAGAAAAGTTGTCGGGTTTCACGGCTCACTTGAGTGTGGTGCCTTTTGTTCCCGGTTCTGTAGGAGAGGGGGGGGTAGTCCGGGCATCGGAGAGTTTGCTAAAAGGCTTGGAAGAGGTGGAAGGCGTGAAGAACGTGTACGGGTATATAGAGAGACCTGCAATCTTTAAGAGCAAGGAGGAAATTCACGGGGTTGTGTTGAAAGGGGTGGATATGGGGTATGATGTCGTTTTTTTTCGGGAGAACTTGAAGAAGGGGGAAATGCCTGATTTTAAAACAGAAAGAGCATCGAACGAGATATTAATCTCCGCATCTGTGGCGGATATGTTGGGAATCGGTGTCGGGGAAAAAGTTGCGGCCCATTTCGTGCAGGACCCTCCGAGAGCGAGAGTATTTACCGTTGCCGGAATTTACGACACGGGTTTCAAGGAGTATGACGACGTGATGGTGTTGGTTGACGAACGACATCTGGCAAAATTGAATGACTGGGGACCGGGGGAGGTTTCCGGGATAGCCATCGAACTGGAAGATGTGGAGCGATTAAATGAGGTGGTAAAGGGTGTGGAGAATGTCGTGTATGATGCAAGCGGGAATTACGAGGTACAGACGCTTGCCGATGTGGCCCCGCAGATTTTTGATTGGTTGGCCTTGTTGAATATGAACGTGTGGGTGATTCTGATTTTGATTGTCGTGGTGGCCGGTTTTAATATGGTGTCGGGACTATTGATTTTGATCTTGGATAAGACTTCGTTGATTGGGATATTGAAGGCGTTAGGGTATAAGAATGTTTCCTTGCGAAAATTGTTTCTGTATATATCGGCGGGATTGATTATCAAAGGAATGTTGTGGGGAAATGTGCTGGCCTTTCTTTTGGCGGGAATTCAAGCAATATTCCGTGTGATTCATCTTGATCCTGTGACATATTATATGGATACGGTTCCAATTAATTTTAGTCTCGGGTACGTGATATTATTGAATGTAGGGGTGGTTGTGGTAACCGTTTTAATGCTGATTGTGCCGACTATGCTGATCTCCAAGATCAACCCGGTGAAGGCGATTAAATTCGAGTAA
- a CDS encoding pyridoxal phosphate-dependent aminotransferase: MQNNLIDKKIVDQKLETCGISDMEDATIRDIVKVVNMVEAESGEKFIRMEMGVPGLAPSKIGIDAEIEALRAGCAQFYPMLEGHKEFKEEGSKFVKNFVDIDIKPEGIIPTVGSMQACFAAFMAVTECKKGKDTVLFIDPGFPVQKTQMQVIGKPFESFDVYNYRGEKLREKLEEHLSKGNIAAILYSNPNNPAWICFTDNELKIIGELATKYDVIVLEDLAYFAMDFRRDLSVPGKAPFQPSVGKYTDNYIVMISGSKLFSYAGQRLGIMCISDALYNRKYDNLHNRFGGMGTLGYTIVNRIIYTLSSGTTHSCQYAMAAILKAANEGRINILDGVREYAERAHAMKELFTKYGFEIVYDRDLEEPIADGFYFTIIYPGFSGGDLTKEILYYGISAIPLRDTGSKKQGLRACVSQTGLNWMPELEERLKRFAADHTK, from the coding sequence ATGCAAAACAATCTAATTGATAAAAAAATCGTTGACCAGAAGCTAGAAACTTGCGGGATCAGTGACATGGAAGACGCCACGATACGCGACATCGTGAAAGTGGTTAACATGGTGGAAGCCGAAAGCGGGGAGAAATTCATTCGCATGGAAATGGGTGTTCCCGGGCTTGCCCCCTCTAAAATAGGTATCGATGCCGAGATTGAGGCGCTACGTGCCGGATGTGCTCAATTCTATCCGATGCTCGAAGGGCACAAGGAATTCAAAGAAGAAGGTTCTAAATTCGTGAAGAACTTCGTGGACATCGACATCAAACCGGAAGGCATCATCCCGACCGTGGGTTCTATGCAAGCTTGCTTCGCCGCATTCATGGCTGTAACGGAATGCAAGAAAGGAAAAGACACCGTTCTTTTCATTGATCCGGGATTCCCCGTACAGAAAACACAGATGCAAGTAATCGGCAAACCGTTTGAATCATTTGACGTATACAATTACAGGGGTGAAAAATTACGGGAAAAACTGGAAGAACACCTTTCCAAGGGAAACATTGCCGCCATTCTGTACAGTAACCCGAACAACCCGGCCTGGATATGTTTTACCGACAATGAACTGAAAATTATCGGGGAATTGGCTACCAAATATGACGTGATCGTGCTGGAAGACTTGGCCTATTTCGCCATGGACTTCCGCCGGGACCTTTCCGTACCGGGTAAAGCTCCGTTCCAACCGTCAGTTGGGAAATACACGGATAACTACATCGTCATGATCTCCGGTTCCAAACTATTCAGTTACGCCGGACAACGTTTGGGAATCATGTGTATTTCTGACGCTTTATACAACAGGAAATACGACAACCTGCACAATCGTTTCGGGGGAATGGGAACCTTGGGTTACACTATCGTGAACCGGATTATCTACACCTTATCATCCGGGACCACTCACTCCTGCCAGTACGCCATGGCCGCTATCCTGAAAGCTGCCAACGAGGGACGCATCAATATCCTCGACGGGGTGCGGGAATACGCGGAGAGAGCCCATGCCATGAAAGAACTGTTCACCAAATACGGTTTCGAGATCGTATATGACCGAGATTTGGAAGAACCCATCGCTGACGGATTCTATTTCACGATTATCTACCCGGGCTTCTCCGGAGGGGACCTCACGAAAGAGATTCTGTATTACGGTATATCAGCCATCCCGTTGCGTGACACAGGGTCCAAGAAACAAGGTCTTCGCGCTTGTGTTTCTCAAACCGGACTCAACTGGATGCCGGAACTGGAAGAACGTTTGAAACGATTCGCGGCGGATCATACGAAATAA
- a CDS encoding 4Fe-4S binding protein, which yields MAKFRGAVVVDKEKCKGCNLCVVACPTKTLDLAKEVNGKGYHYSEMVNPEACIGCASCALVCPDSVITVYKMNVQ from the coding sequence ATGGCAAAATTTAGAGGCGCTGTCGTCGTTGACAAAGAAAAATGCAAAGGATGTAACCTTTGCGTGGTTGCGTGTCCTACCAAAACTCTTGACTTGGCAAAAGAAGTGAATGGTAAAGGATACCACTACTCCGAGATGGTAAATCCGGAAGCATGTATTGGATGTGCCAGCTGTGCGTTGGTATGCCCGGACTCGGTGATCACCGTTTACAAAATGAATGTACAATAA
- a CDS encoding 3-methyl-2-oxobutanoate dehydrogenase subunit VorB, with translation MAEVKLMKGNEVLAEAAIRCGCDAYYGYPITPQSEVMETLMLRKPWEETGMVVLQAESELASINMVYGAAACGKKAMTSSSSPGISLMQEGLTYLAGAELPCLVIDVVRGGPGLGTIQPAQSDYFQATKGGGHGDYHLIVLAPASVQEMNDFVGLGFDLAFKYRNPAMILADGVIGQMMEKVQLSEYKPRWTQEEIDKMSDNWALTGKKAHRPHNTVTSLELDSYKQEVFNHKLQEKYKMMEENDVLFEEIQCEDAEYIFVAYGSASRICQKAVQLCREKGIKVGILRPITLYPFPKKEVARLSKQVKGILTVEMSAGQMVEDVRLNVANNIPVEHFGRFGGVIPTPEEIVEALEKQIIGA, from the coding sequence ATGGCAGAAGTAAAATTAATGAAAGGGAACGAGGTATTAGCCGAAGCTGCTATCCGTTGTGGATGTGATGCTTATTATGGTTACCCTATTACCCCGCAATCCGAAGTCATGGAGACTCTCATGTTACGCAAACCGTGGGAGGAAACAGGAATGGTCGTATTGCAGGCCGAAAGTGAATTGGCCTCTATCAACATGGTATACGGTGCCGCTGCTTGCGGTAAAAAGGCAATGACATCATCATCCAGCCCCGGTATCTCGTTGATGCAAGAAGGTTTAACCTACTTGGCAGGAGCAGAACTTCCCTGCTTGGTGATTGATGTTGTACGTGGGGGCCCAGGATTGGGAACTATCCAACCGGCACAAAGTGACTATTTCCAGGCAACCAAAGGTGGTGGTCACGGAGACTATCACTTGATCGTACTTGCTCCCGCTTCCGTTCAGGAAATGAACGATTTCGTAGGACTTGGTTTTGACTTGGCATTCAAATATCGCAACCCGGCCATGATCCTTGCCGACGGCGTGATCGGACAGATGATGGAGAAGGTTCAATTAAGCGAATACAAACCCCGTTGGACACAAGAAGAAATCGACAAGATGTCTGATAACTGGGCTTTAACCGGTAAGAAAGCACATCGTCCTCACAACACGGTAACTTCCTTGGAATTGGATTCTTACAAACAAGAGGTATTCAACCACAAACTTCAAGAGAAGTACAAAATGATGGAAGAAAACGATGTTCTTTTTGAAGAAATCCAATGTGAAGATGCGGAATACATATTCGTGGCTTACGGATCTGCATCTCGTATTTGCCAAAAAGCAGTACAATTATGCCGTGAAAAAGGAATTAAAGTAGGAATCCTTCGTCCGATTACCCTTTATCCTTTCCCGAAAAAAGAAGTTGCACGCTTGTCTAAACAAGTGAAAGGAATCTTAACTGTAGAGATGAGTGCCGGTCAAATGGTAGAAGACGTTCGTTTGAACGTGGCCAATAACATCCCGGTAGAACACTTCGGACGTTTCGGAGGAGTAATCCCGACACCGGAAGAGATCGTTGAAGCACTTGAAAAACAAATTATAGGAGCATAA
- a CDS encoding thiamine pyrophosphate-dependent enzyme, with product MSVELKDIIKEENLVYKKTPVLTDNVMHYCPGCSHGVVHKIIAEVIEEMGIQDKTIGVSPVGCSVLAYNYLDIDWVEAAHGRAPAVATGVSRVHPDRYVFTYQGDGDLASIGCGEIMHACNRGENIVVIFINNAIYGMTGGQMAPTTLLGQVTATTPYGRDAKLNGFPMKLTELLAQLDGTCYVTRQSVHTPANVRKAKAAIRKAFENTRKDKGTSFVEIVGTCNSGWKVTPVEANKWMVDNMFPKYPLGDIKDI from the coding sequence ATGTCAGTAGAATTAAAAGATATAATAAAAGAGGAGAATCTTGTTTACAAGAAAACTCCCGTGCTTACCGATAACGTGATGCACTACTGTCCGGGATGTTCCCATGGCGTGGTTCACAAAATTATCGCAGAAGTGATTGAAGAAATGGGTATCCAAGACAAGACCATCGGTGTTTCTCCGGTAGGATGTTCTGTACTCGCCTACAACTATTTGGATATTGACTGGGTAGAGGCAGCACACGGACGTGCTCCGGCCGTTGCAACCGGTGTCAGCCGTGTTCACCCCGATCGTTACGTGTTCACCTATCAAGGTGATGGTGACTTGGCATCTATCGGATGCGGGGAAATCATGCACGCTTGTAACCGTGGTGAAAACATCGTGGTAATCTTTATTAACAACGCTATCTACGGTATGACCGGAGGACAGATGGCCCCGACCACCCTTTTGGGACAGGTAACCGCTACCACTCCTTATGGACGTGACGCCAAATTGAACGGATTCCCGATGAAATTAACCGAATTACTTGCACAACTGGATGGTACTTGCTACGTAACCCGTCAATCGGTACATACCCCGGCTAACGTACGTAAAGCAAAAGCCGCTATCCGCAAGGCATTCGAGAACACCCGGAAAGACAAAGGTACTTCTTTCGTGGAAATCGTAGGTACATGTAACTCCGGTTGGAAAGTAACCCCGGTAGAAGCCAACAAATGGATGGTAGATAACATGTTCCCGAAATACCCGTTAGGAGACATCAAAGACATTTAA
- a CDS encoding 2-oxoacid:acceptor oxidoreductase family protein codes for MTEEIIIAGFGGQGVLSMGKILAYSGIMQDQEVAWMPSYGPEMRGGTANVTVILSDERISSPILTKYDTAIVLNQQSMDKFESMVKPGGTLIYDPNGITHEPTRKDINIYKIEGTAIAAEQGNPKVFNMIVLGGFLKVKPIVKLDNVEKGLQKSLPPRHHKMIPMNIEAIQTGMNSVEVVNQL; via the coding sequence ATGACAGAAGAAATCATTATAGCAGGATTCGGTGGACAAGGAGTTCTTTCTATGGGAAAGATTCTTGCTTACTCCGGAATTATGCAAGATCAGGAAGTTGCTTGGATGCCTTCTTACGGTCCTGAAATGCGTGGCGGTACTGCCAACGTGACCGTTATCCTGAGCGACGAGCGCATCAGCTCACCGATCTTAACAAAATACGATACCGCTATCGTCTTGAACCAACAATCCATGGACAAGTTCGAAAGCATGGTAAAACCGGGTGGTACCTTAATTTATGACCCGAATGGTATTACTCACGAACCGACCAGAAAAGACATCAATATCTACAAAATCGAGGGAACCGCCATTGCCGCAGAGCAAGGTAACCCGAAAGTGTTCAACATGATCGTCCTTGGAGGATTCTTGAAAGTAAAACCGATCGTGAAACTTGACAACGTGGAAAAAGGTTTGCAAAAATCTTTACCCCCTCGTCATCACAAGATGATCCCGATGAACATCGAGGCCATCCAGACCGGTATGAACAGCGTTGAAGTTGTGAACCAACTATAA
- a CDS encoding TlpA family protein disulfide reductase: protein MKIKLVLFWMIAAILPLSSFAQGVDFKELTMQEALTLAEKEKKMVFVDFYTTWCGPCKMMSSEVFTREQVGAYFNREFVNLKVDAEKGEGVELAKKYQVKAYPTFVVLKADGTEVYRTSGARPAEEFVDKIRKGIDPKWSPEGLTRRYKKGERTPELVNEYALLQMETGNGELGNQVVREYFDRLSDKRRVKPENFFLYTRYALNYRDPKADYMFANKDRFVKENGREKVDSLLYGWLRQQVMPFVSARIISGMEVNEGEWIRLKEKIRDAALSNGEGLVELGEIAEVRLKNNMKDYLNICRKKFPQLEERDRFSILVGFGFLKEQDEEIRQIAADLLRDNLNVAEGLNNRVLYSIMLELEGKKEFRLRAAIDAVKKGKVIVSYFSKEKFVQEEHEFDNHVLDISMAGKDTLSAGVRFLCDELATPTARGTKQNPHFSFMIVPGEFAVLKLGLEKGKVPVVKWERGGSVSRDFVRLNYDLLTPEEAGYNQLMVDNVIQGGDIRDYPREFQRSFDANKRKTMEFIRGNPDSYIALVKLAEHYIWFDENEAEDIYSRFPENLKGNPYGRVIAQRLERSRDFRTGRPAKNFEKKDMNGKTVSLEKLRGKYVLLDFWGSWCGPCRESHPHLKELYEKYKKQVIFINVAQENTRDLNEARKLWRTAVKEDGMTWTQILNNEGRETCDMIRLFNISSFPTKVLIDPNGIVVARMVGGMVDAGEVLEKMVD, encoded by the coding sequence ATGAAGATAAAATTAGTTTTGTTTTGGATGATAGCGGCAATTTTGCCGCTGTCGTCTTTTGCCCAGGGGGTTGATTTTAAGGAGTTGACGATGCAAGAGGCTCTAACTCTTGCCGAGAAAGAGAAAAAAATGGTATTTGTTGATTTCTACACGACGTGGTGCGGGCCGTGTAAAATGATGTCTTCGGAAGTTTTTACGCGAGAGCAGGTCGGGGCCTATTTTAACCGGGAGTTCGTGAATTTGAAAGTAGATGCGGAGAAAGGGGAGGGAGTGGAACTGGCGAAAAAATACCAGGTGAAGGCTTACCCTACATTCGTGGTATTGAAAGCGGACGGGACGGAGGTTTATAGAACATCCGGGGCTCGTCCAGCGGAAGAGTTTGTCGACAAAATTCGTAAAGGGATTGATCCCAAGTGGTCGCCGGAGGGGTTAACTCGTCGTTATAAAAAAGGAGAGCGTACCCCGGAGTTGGTGAACGAATATGCCTTGTTACAAATGGAAACGGGGAATGGCGAGCTGGGAAATCAAGTGGTACGGGAGTATTTTGATAGGTTGTCAGATAAAAGAAGGGTGAAACCGGAAAATTTTTTTCTTTATACTCGTTATGCCTTAAATTACCGGGATCCGAAAGCGGACTACATGTTTGCCAATAAAGATCGTTTTGTAAAAGAGAACGGGCGGGAGAAAGTAGATAGTTTGCTGTATGGCTGGTTGAGACAGCAGGTTATGCCTTTTGTTTCGGCCCGGATAATTTCGGGTATGGAGGTAAACGAAGGGGAATGGATACGGTTGAAAGAGAAGATCCGCGATGCGGCTTTGTCGAACGGGGAGGGACTGGTGGAATTGGGAGAGATCGCCGAAGTACGGTTGAAAAATAACATGAAGGATTATTTGAATATCTGTCGGAAAAAGTTCCCACAACTGGAAGAACGAGATCGTTTCTCGATATTGGTAGGGTTTGGTTTTTTGAAGGAACAGGATGAAGAAATTCGACAGATCGCAGCGGATTTGTTAAGGGATAATCTAAACGTGGCGGAAGGATTGAATAATCGGGTGCTTTACTCGATCATGTTGGAATTAGAAGGAAAGAAGGAGTTCCGTTTACGAGCCGCAATTGATGCCGTGAAAAAGGGAAAAGTGATTGTGTCTTATTTTTCTAAGGAAAAATTTGTGCAGGAAGAACATGAGTTTGATAATCATGTGCTGGATATCAGTATGGCAGGGAAAGATACTTTATCCGCGGGGGTAAGATTTTTGTGTGATGAGTTGGCAACGCCGACCGCCAGAGGTACTAAGCAAAATCCGCATTTCAGTTTTATGATTGTGCCGGGAGAATTTGCCGTGTTGAAACTTGGTTTGGAAAAAGGAAAAGTACCCGTGGTGAAATGGGAGAGGGGAGGCTCTGTTTCCCGTGATTTCGTACGGTTGAATTATGACTTGTTGACCCCGGAAGAAGCGGGGTACAACCAGTTAATGGTTGATAATGTCATCCAAGGGGGAGATATTCGTGATTATCCCAGGGAGTTTCAGCGATCGTTTGATGCAAACAAGCGGAAAACGATGGAATTTATACGAGGTAATCCGGATAGTTATATTGCTCTTGTCAAGTTGGCCGAGCATTATATTTGGTTTGACGAGAATGAAGCGGAGGATATTTACAGTCGTTTCCCCGAGAATTTGAAAGGAAATCCTTATGGTCGTGTTATTGCTCAACGTTTGGAAAGAAGTCGGGATTTTAGGACGGGGAGGCCTGCCAAGAATTTCGAGAAGAAAGATATGAACGGGAAAACGGTGTCTCTTGAGAAGTTGCGGGGGAAATACGTGTTGTTGGATTTTTGGGGGAGCTGGTGTGGCCCTTGCCGGGAGTCTCATCCTCATTTGAAAGAATTGTACGAGAAATACAAAAAGCAAGTTATTTTTATAAACGTGGCCCAAGAGAACACGAGAGATTTGAATGAAGCCCGGAAACTTTGGAGAACGGCGGTGAAAGAAGACGGGATGACATGGACTCAAATATTGAATAACGAGGGACGGGAGACGTGTGATATGATCCGGTTGTTTAATATTTCTTCTTTTCCGACTAAAGTATTAATTGATCCGAACGGGATTGTGGTTGCAAGGATGGTAGGAGGAATGGTGGATGCAGGAGAGGTGTTAGAGAAAATGGTTGATTGA
- a CDS encoding PKD-like family lipoprotein produces MKRVILLFLTSVFICLAVACYDDKGSYDYKEVNEIEVDSLGKSHSVIFKKDTLKITPLLKFTEDSLSLDRYAYEWLVVPSTSTEELTREVIGTERNLEYFVELEPATYTLYLKVRDKVTGLLWMNYTSLVVRTATSLGWLVIGEDAEGFVNLDMVAMAGDTIVLYNQLSNNGLPRLKDPKSVVYTGRVRMSSYAPHERLWIATGERSYHVNPSIFEGDLSSTFEPLVYSYFELPEQLNPVYMITKAAGGGMMNSSRTVVCEEGHVFHISSFLSSSEYADPINRTTVSPNVLFKAYPYIFASLGYASGGILYDTDNNQFLRYTSYSTTCSSLSDKADDAFPWVQPEGRTLVYGENTMDTEGGGYGNSFALMKDAGTNGYYIYKFKAAGQKVAGYEVNKSLATDIDKAELFAFASNRSILLYVVGKTLHAYDYKRGYEKKYSVELEDEITMVKFDIFSGYGDYNDLYVATYNSTTRGTLQKYVLGTDQNTFELKPDEKCKWNGLVKVKDIDWKNGVQ; encoded by the coding sequence ATGAAACGAGTTATATTACTTTTTTTAACGAGCGTGTTCATTTGTTTGGCCGTGGCTTGTTATGACGACAAGGGTTCTTACGATTACAAGGAGGTGAACGAGATTGAAGTGGACAGTCTGGGAAAATCACATAGCGTGATCTTTAAAAAAGACACGTTGAAAATAACTCCCCTGCTGAAATTTACCGAAGATAGTTTGTCCTTGGATCGTTACGCTTACGAGTGGCTGGTGGTCCCAAGTACGTCTACCGAGGAACTTACCCGTGAAGTGATTGGTACGGAACGTAATTTGGAATATTTCGTGGAGTTGGAACCAGCAACTTATACTCTTTACTTGAAGGTGAGAGATAAGGTCACCGGTTTGTTGTGGATGAATTATACTTCGCTTGTGGTTAGAACTGCGACCAGTTTGGGATGGTTGGTTATCGGGGAAGATGCCGAAGGATTTGTGAATTTGGATATGGTTGCCATGGCGGGTGATACGATTGTGTTATATAATCAATTATCGAATAACGGTTTACCACGGTTAAAAGATCCCAAGAGTGTCGTGTACACGGGACGTGTAAGAATGTCGTCTTACGCACCCCACGAGAGATTGTGGATTGCAACCGGGGAACGTTCATATCACGTGAATCCATCAATCTTCGAGGGAGATCTGTCAAGTACATTTGAACCGTTGGTTTACTCGTATTTTGAGTTACCGGAACAATTGAATCCCGTGTACATGATTACTAAAGCAGCGGGTGGTGGCATGATGAATAGTTCGAGAACGGTTGTTTGTGAAGAAGGACACGTGTTCCATATATCTAGTTTTTTGTCAAGTAGTGAATATGCAGATCCGATAAATCGGACAACGGTTTCTCCCAACGTTTTGTTTAAAGCGTACCCTTATATTTTTGCTTCTTTGGGATACGCTTCCGGGGGAATACTTTATGATACCGATAATAATCAATTTTTAAGGTATACGAGTTATTCCACAACTTGTTCGTCTTTATCTGATAAGGCTGACGATGCTTTTCCGTGGGTGCAACCCGAGGGGCGTACGCTCGTGTACGGGGAGAATACCATGGATACCGAGGGTGGGGGATATGGTAATTCATTCGCCTTGATGAAAGATGCCGGGACGAACGGGTATTATATCTATAAATTTAAGGCTGCTGGCCAGAAGGTGGCAGGATACGAGGTAAATAAGTCGCTCGCTACGGATATAGACAAGGCCGAGTTATTCGCTTTCGCCTCAAATCGTTCCATCCTACTGTATGTGGTGGGTAAAACTTTGCATGCTTATGATTACAAAAGAGGGTACGAGAAGAAGTATTCGGTAGAGCTGGAAGACGAGATCACGATGGTTAAATTTGATATTTTCTCGGGATATGGAGATTATAACGATTTATACGTGGCGACTTATAATAGTACTACGCGAGGAACTTTGCAAAAGTACGTGTTAGGAACTGATCAGAACACGTTCGAGTTAAAACCGGACGAGAAGTGTAAATGGAACGGGTTGGTGAAGGTGAAAGATATTGATTGGAAAAATGGTGTTCAATAG
- a CDS encoding DUF4843 domain-containing protein, with protein sequence MKKILYVLALAWLVCGVASCEKEVKDYDGREGVYFYVQYGPEWGDTTIWASQSFTPVEFVKSTGDYHDVKLRVMTTGRIKGYDRTFRVVVDKDSTTAVEGVNYDPFDEFQVVKAGSHYADLVIRLKRDKSIQTEERVLTLKLEPTEDFGIGINWWGEVPGLWSSTGGNDFDASMHKITMNDFLVRPARWIPAIDYAPGQTEGGLWGAFTRKKYDLICEKFNLTYDDFASEVTMPNAKRTMIANYFVNYLQELYDKGTPVLEEDGRAMYFMGVSWKSIVGQPWIPAE encoded by the coding sequence ATGAAAAAAATATTATATGTTCTCGCTCTTGCATGGCTTGTTTGCGGCGTGGCGAGTTGTGAAAAAGAAGTTAAGGATTACGATGGACGGGAAGGGGTTTATTTCTACGTTCAGTACGGACCGGAATGGGGGGATACTACTATTTGGGCGAGCCAGTCTTTTACCCCGGTAGAGTTTGTTAAAAGCACGGGTGATTACCACGATGTGAAGTTACGGGTGATGACAACCGGAAGAATTAAAGGGTATGACAGAACGTTCCGGGTTGTCGTGGATAAGGATTCGACTACTGCTGTCGAAGGGGTGAATTATGATCCTTTCGATGAATTTCAGGTGGTTAAAGCCGGAAGTCATTATGCTGATTTGGTGATTCGTTTGAAGCGGGATAAGAGTATTCAAACCGAAGAACGGGTTTTAACGTTGAAGTTGGAGCCGACGGAGGATTTTGGGATTGGGATTAACTGGTGGGGAGAGGTTCCCGGGTTGTGGTCTAGTACTGGAGGAAATGATTTTGATGCTTCCATGCACAAGATTACCATGAATGATTTTCTCGTTCGACCGGCTCGTTGGATACCGGCAATCGATTATGCGCCAGGGCAAACTGAAGGGGGACTTTGGGGGGCTTTTACGCGAAAGAAATATGATTTGATTTGCGAAAAGTTTAATTTGACGTATGATGATTTTGCCTCGGAGGTGACGATGCCGAATGCCAAACGGACAATGATTGCGAATTATTTCGTGAATTATTTGCAAGAACTTTACGACAAGGGTACTCCGGTATTGGAGGAAGATGGGCGTGCGATGTATTTTATGGGGGTATCATGGAAATCAATCGTGGGGCAACCTTGGATCCCGGCAGAATAA